The region CCCGTGAGGGTGTCGTCCGCGCAGGCTTCGATGCGCGAGTGAATGGCCGCGAAGGCGGCGCGCACGGTGGCGCGGCTCGGGGTGCGCGGGAGATCTGCGCTCGTCGTGCTGCTCGGAGTGCGCGCGGGCGCAGGCGGACGGGCCCGGGGCGTGGTCGCTGCGGTCGGCGTCCTGGGGCGGGGAGCCAGGCGAGACCGCGGCGGCGGCGGCGCGTCGACCGCGCCAGATGCGACCGTTTCAGAGGTGCCCGCTTCAGAGGCGACGGAGGAGGGGGCGACATCCGACGCGGGGCTCGATGCGCTCGGCCCCGGAAGCGGCTCTGGCTTGGGTCCCGGCGACGGTCCCGATCCCGATCCCGATCCCGATCCCGATCCCGATCCCGACCCCGATCCCGATCCCGACGTCCTGGCTTCGACCTCGACGGGCTCGGGCGCCTCACCGAGCGCGACGTGCATGGCGAGCGCGCCGGACGCGCCGAGGGCGAGCGCGCCGAGGGCCATGGCGACCGCGGCGAGGACGTTCCGGGGACGCTGCGCGGGCACGACCGGGGCGTAGAGCCACGGGGTGGTGAGGGGCGCGAAGCTGGAGCGCGGCCTCTCGGTGGGCGCGCGCGCGACGAGCTCGGCGAGCGGAACGCTGTGACGGTCCCCGTCGGGCTCGGTCGGGGGCGGGAGGGTGAAGAGGAGCTCGCTCGACGGGCGTGCCGCGGTCGAGGCGAGGGCATGGCACGCGTCGCAGAACGCGCGCGACGCCGAAGCGTGGGGCGTCGCGGGCATACCGCAGCGTTCGCACGTCGTGTGCATCGGAGGCCTCCGAGGGGTGGGCGAGCGGGGCTCGCGAGAAGGGTGGAAGGGAGCGCATCGGGATCGACGGAGACGCCGCCGATTCGATTCACTCGCGGCGCAGCACGTCGCGCAGCGCCTCGCAGGCGAGGTCGACCTCTGCGTCGGTGGTGGCGGGTCCCACGCTGAGGCGGAGAACGCCGTCCGGGTCGGTGCCGAGGGTGCGGTGGGCCTCGGGTGCACACTGCAAGCCGCTCGACGCGATCACCCCGCGCGCGCGCAGCCCGGCCGCGAGCGTCGACGGGCTGATTCGCTCGTGCACGAGGGCCAGGGTGGGGACGCGGTCGGCGATGTCGGGGCCGAGCCGACGCGCGCCCCCGTCGAGCGCCGCTCGCTCGAGCCTCGCGACCTGGGACCGCGCGCGGGCGAGGCGGTCCGGGCGCTCGGCGAGCCAGTCGAAGCCGGCCGCGAGCCCCGCGAGGGCGGCGCGGTCGACGGATCCGGTGTCGCAGTAGCCAGGCATGGGGGCGCACGGCGCGGCGAGGTCGCAGACGGCGTGCGGGGTCTGCATCTCGACGCGGGGATGCACGTAGAGGCCGCCCACACCCCACGGCGCCTGCGGTCCCTTGTGCCCGGCGAAAGCGATTAGGTCGACGTCGAGGGCGCGCACGTCGAGGTCGAGCCAGCCGGCCACCTGCGCGGCGTCGAGGAGGGCCAGGGCGCCGGCGCCGTGCGCGAGGCGCACGAGCTCCGCGAGCGGCGCGAGAGCGCCAGTCACGTTGCCCGCAGCGGTCGTGGCCACCAGCCGGGTGGGGAGGCGCAGGGCGTGCTCGAGCGCGTCGAGATCGAGCGGCGCCTCGCCTGCCGGCGGCACGCGGACCAGCTCCACGCCGCGCTCCGCCAGCTTCAGCAAAGGGCGCATGAGCGCGTGGTGCTCGAAGCTCCCGCAGACGACGCGATCGCCGGGCTGCCATGGGAGATCGGCGATGGCCACCGCCAGGGCCGAGGTGCAGCCAGGGGTCAGGAGCAGTCGACTCGGATCGTCCACGTGGAAGGCCCGCGCCACGCGCGCGTGGTCGCGCTCGAAGTCGTCGGCCCAGGCGAGCGGGTCGGCCTCCAGCGCGCGGCGCACGGCCTCGCGCACCGGCTCGGGCTTGGGCCAGCTGGTGCCGGCGTGGTTGGCGTACACGGTCGAGAACATAGTCTGCGGGAACGGGAGAGGCACCGAGACGGCGCTCGAGTCTGAGCGAGACTGTATCCAGGGGGTGCCCGCATTGGCACTCCAGTCCCCCCGGCGTCTCCGTGTGTGATGCAAAGCGGAACTTCGTTTGCGTGGCGCGAGGAGGCGGCACCGTGGGGGCCAGTCCCGGCGCCATCCCGTGCCATGCATCACGGGTTGCATGGGTGGGGCGCGTGCTGCAGTGGGTGCGCACTGCCCTTGGGTGAACACAAAGGGGGAGAAGGACGCAGGAGAAGGATTCGCCACGACCGCCTCCGCCTCCGCGACCGCTTCCGCGACCGCTTCCGCCTCCGCGACCGCTTCCGCCTCCGCGACCGCTTCCGCCTCCGCGACCGCCTCCGCGACCGCTTCCGCGACCGCGACCGCCTCCGCGACCGCCTTCCGCGACCGCCTCCGCGACCGCCTCCGCGACCGCCTCCGCGAGCGCCTCCGCGACCGCCTCCGCGAGCGCCTCCGCGACCGCCTCCGCTTCCGCCTCCGCGACCGCTACCGCGACGGCGCCCGCTACTGCCTCCGTGTCAGCTCGCGCGTCGTGCTCTGTGCGTTCGACGCCTGTT is a window of Sandaracinaceae bacterium DNA encoding:
- a CDS encoding aminotransferase class V-fold PLP-dependent enzyme — its product is MYANHAGTSWPKPEPVREAVRRALEADPLAWADDFERDHARVARAFHVDDPSRLLLTPGCTSALAVAIADLPWQPGDRVVCGSFEHHALMRPLLKLAERGVELVRVPPAGEAPLDLDALEHALRLPTRLVATTAAGNVTGALAPLAELVRLAHGAGALALLDAAQVAGWLDLDVRALDVDLIAFAGHKGPQAPWGVGGLYVHPRVEMQTPHAVCDLAAPCAPMPGYCDTGSVDRAALAGLAAGFDWLAERPDRLARARSQVARLERAALDGGARRLGPDIADRVPTLALVHERISPSTLAAGLRARGVIASSGLQCAPEAHRTLGTDPDGVLRLSVGPATTDAEVDLACEALRDVLRRE